The sequence below is a genomic window from Desulfovibrio sp..
GGAGACATGCGCAAGGCCCGTTGCATCTCGTGCAGCAAATGTTTCAACCCGGAATTGAAGTGCATCCCTTTTGCGAAAGACGCATAAGGGGTTAATCTGCGGGCAGATTCAATGCCCCGACGCATTATTAATGAGGCGCAGCTCGGTTCGGGATCAGCGAGCCGGACTGACGCCTCATTTCTCTTTGACGTCGCTCTTTTTGTGGGCTGTCACATATGGGGGCACGAACCCTTTGAGAATGCAAGGATGTACGTTCTCAGAGTCGGCCCGCCTCGGAGTTGGCCCGCGCTAGCAAGGGGGCCGCAGCCTCTCCGCCAGCCGGGTATAGCGTTTGCGGGTCTTGTTGTTTTTGACGGCCATATGCAGCGCGCGGGACTCGCCCACAAGAATGACCAGCTTTTTGCCGCGCGTGGCCCCTGTGTAGACCAGGTTGCGCTGGAGCAGCATATAGTGCTGCATCATGATGGGAATGACCACAGCGGGATACTCCGACCCCTGGGATTTGTGAATGGATATGGCATAGGCAGGGGCCAGTTCGTCCAGTTCATCGAACTCGTAGGGCACGACGCGGTCGTCAAAGGTGACACTGAGGGTGCGATCCGTAAGATCCATAAAACTGATGCGTCCCATGTCGCCGTTAAAAACGTCCTTGTCGTAGTTGTTGCGTATCTGCATGACCTTGTCGTGCAGGCGAAAGGCGCGCTCGCCGCGCCGCACCTCAAGGCCGTTGGGGTTCAGGGCCTCCTGCAGGCGGGCGTTCATCTGCCCCGCTCCCACGGCACCCTTGTGCATGGGGGTGAGCACCTGGATATCATCCACGGAATCAAAGCCGAAACGGCGCGGTATGTGGTTGCGCACAAGGTCAACGATAAGCTCGGCGGCCTTTTCAGGGTCGTTCTGGTGGATAAAATAAAAATCCGACAGCCTGTCCTTGCTGGATTCCAGCGAGGGCACTTCGCCCTTGTTGATGAGGTGCGCATTGCAGATGATTTCGCTCTCTGCGGACTGGCGAAAGATTTCCGTCAGTTCCACCACGGGCACGACGCCGGAGTTGATCACGTCGGCCAGCACGTTGCCCGGCCCCACCGAAGGCAGCTGATGCACGTCGCCCACCAGCACAAGGGTTGCGCCCAGCGGCACGGCCTTGAGCAGGTGGTAAAAAAGCAGGGTGTCCATCATGGACGCTTCGTCAACGACGAGCAGGCCGCAGGCAAGGGGGCTGTCCTCATTACGGGCGAAGCCGTCCTCCTTGGGGCTGTATTCCAGCAGGCGGTGGATGGTGCGGGCCTCGCGCCCGGAGGTTTCGGCCATACGCTTGGCGGCGCGGCCTGTGGGCGCTGCCAGCAATATGCGGGCGCGCACCTCGGCAAAAAGATTGATAATGGCGTTGATGATGGTGGTCTTGCCCGTGCCGGGGCCGCCCGTGAGCACCATAACCTTGCTGCGAGCCGCCATGCGCACGGCTTCAAGCTGTTCGGGCGCAAGCGCTATGTCCAGTTGCGCCACCACCTTGTCCACGGTGGCGTCAGCATTTTCAAAGCGGATGGATTTGGGAGAATTGAGCAGCCTTTGCAGATAAAAGGCCGTTTTGGACTCGCAGTGGAAGTAGCGGCGCAGGTAGACGCCGGTTTCCGGCAGGCAGACCTGCGCTTCGGAATCCGGGCCAGCGCCGGGCATCTCCATATCTTCACGCACAATGCGCTCGTCCTCCTCAAGGGAAGACAGGGCTTCACCCACAAGGCCCTCATCCACGCCCAGCTGGGCGCACACGGCTTCCATCAGGGCGGATTCCGGCAAGTACACGTTGCCGTCGTCCGTGGCTTTTTGTAGCACGTACAGTGTGCCCGCCTGAATCCGCAAGGGGTGGTCATGCTCAAAGCCGAGCTTGCGCGCCGCCGCATCGGCCGTGACAAAGCCGATGCCGTGAATGTCCATGGCCAGGCGGTACGGGTTTTCGCGCACAATGGTCAGCGCATCGGCGCCATAGGCGCGGTAGATGCGCACGGCATAGGCCGGGGTGATACCGTGGGGCTGCAAAAAAAGCAGCAGATCGCGTATGCCCCGGTGCTCGGCCCAGGACGTGCGGATGCGCTCAAGACTCTTTTGCCCCACGCCGCGCACCTTGAGCAGGCGTTCCGGCTCTTCGTCCAGTACACGGATGGTGTCGGTACCGAAAGCCTTGACGATGCGGGTGGCCATTTCATCGCCGACCCCCTTGATGAGGCCGGACGCCAGATACAGGCGGATGCCCTCGCTGGTGGCGGGCATCATTTCCTCGACATTGCTGAACTCGACCTGACGGCCAAAACGGGTGTTATTGACCCAGCGCCCGCTGAGCTTCATCTGCACCCCTGCCTGCGGATTGACCATATGCCCCACGCAGCTCACCGATTCACGCGGACGGGTGAGGCCGCCGTCGCCGCCAGAACTGTTGACGCTGCCGGGCATGAGACGCAGCACGGTATAGCCGTTCTCTTCGTTATGAAAGACAACGCGCTCGATGGTGCCGGTAATTTCGACCGCATCCGGGTCTTGCAGCAGGGACATTTCCTTCATGTCAGCGATTTTCCAGGGCAGGGCTTGCACCGTCGGGGATGGCCTTGCGGTTGCGCGACCACCAGAACCAGTCGCGCTGTTCCGGCGGCAGGTGCGGGTTACGGGCCTGCGCCACGGCGCAGTGCATGACGTCCAGGCAGCAGATATCGACCTTTTGCCCCTTGAGGCGGCAAAGGGCGTCATACAGTTCCTGCGGGTCGCGGCCTGCAAGGTCGTCCAGGCTGGTCACGCCAAGCAGGTCAAAATCTTTCAGCGAGGCTGGCCCGATGGAGCGCAGGCCCTGCAGGGGATGCTTCTTCATACGCCGACGCCCATGCGTTGCTGCAAAAGCAGCGCATCGGCCAGGGCCAGCGCCGTCATGGCTTCCAGCACGGGAACCACGCGCGGAATGGCCGCCAGATCGTGCCGTCCGCCCACAAGCACCGTGGCGGCATTGCCTTCCTTGTCCACGGTGTTCTGCGTGATGGCAATGGACGCGATGGGCTTGACCGCCGCCCGCAGCACAATGTCCTGACCGCTGGAAATGCCGCCAAGAATGCCGCCCGCGTGGTTGGAGGCAAAGCGCGCCTTGCCGGGGCCCGGCTCGTCAGCAGGGAACAAGGGGTCATTGTTCTGCGAACCGCGCAGGGCAGCCGCCGCAAAGCCTTCGCCTATTTCCACGCCCTTTACCGCGCCCACGCTCATGATGGCATGGGCCAGCACAGCCTCAAGCTTGTCAAAAACGGGTTCGCCAAGCCCTGCGGGCACGTTGCGCGCTTCAATACGCACAATGCCGCCCAGGGTTTCTCCGGTCTTGCGGGCCTCGGCCACCAAGGCGTCCCACTGGGTGACCACCGAGGGCGCGGCGGCGCAATAGGGGCGCATGGCGGCTCCGTCCATATCCATGCCCCACTGGGGTATGGCAAGACCGCCCAGTTCAACGCAGCCGCCAAGAATTTTCACGCCGCGCAGGGCCAGAATTTTTCTGGCCACAACGCCGCCAGCCACTCGGGCCGCTGTTTCGCGCCCGGATGAACGCCCGCCGCCACGGTGGTCGCGCAGACCGTTGTATTTCTGAAAATACCCCCAGTCCGCATGGCCGGGACGAAAAACTTCCGCCAGATTGCCGTAATCGTGGGAACGCTGGTCTTCATTGGCGATAAAGAACGCAATGGGCGTGCCTGTGGTGAGACCCTCATAAACGCCGGAAAGCAGACGGACGGTGTCGGCCTCCTTGCGCTTGGTGGCTGTGGGCCCCTGGCCGGGCTTGCGGCGATCCAGTTCGGCCTGCATATGGGCTTCGGTCAGTTCGAGGCCCGCAGGGCAGCCGTCAATGATGCCGCCAAGGCCGGCCCCGTGGGATTCGCCAAATGTGGTCAGGCGCAGGGCGCGCCCAAAGGTGTTTCCGGCCATCATGCACCTCGCGCAGGACAGAAAATATGGTTCGGGGCCGCCGTTTTGGCAGCCAGAATCTTTTCAGTATAGAAAAGGGAAGCGCGGCTGGCAAGCTGTGGGGTGGGAGGAGGGCTTTCGCAGCAGGGGGTTGGGGGAAAATAAAGCAGGGTTTGTTCTTTGAATGGGGGTTGTTGTGCCCTGCGGGCACGGAAGCTTTCTTTTTGTGTTGTTTGGGTCGCCTCCGGCGGGGAGGCGAAACTTTCGCTGCAAGGCTTTAAGAGAAAGCAAAGCAGGGTTTGTCCTTTGAACGGTGGCGTTTGTACCCTGCGGGCACGGAAGCTTTCATTTTCTTCAATTTGGGCCGCCTCCGGCGGGGGCAGAAGGGGGCCTGTTAGGGGCTGCTGCCCCTCCGAGGCCCCCTCTGCACTCCCCCCGGACAACCCCGCTGGGCTAGTCGTGTCTTTCCACTCCCACGGATTTGCCCGTAAAGGCTTTCCATATCCCACCATTCCGCGAGGGCTGCGCGGCTTTTGCTCCGGGAGCTTCCTCGCTCCGCTCGGCGATCTCCCTGCGCGCCGCGCAATGCCAGCGTGCGTCTTCACGTTGAATGCAAGGCCGAGGGCGTCTGGCTGGCTTGAGACATAGTGGAGGCTTTGGGCTTTATGTCTTCTCGTTGTGTAGCGTCCAAACGTGACCACAGGTATGGCGGGCTTCGCCCCCAAATATCTGTTACGCAAGCAACGAGCTCAAGCCTGTGCCGTTTCTCAGACAAGGCGTGGCCTGGTGCTTGGACGGTGTCATAAAGAATCGAAGGCGACATGTCGGCATGAGGTACTCTTACGGCTTTCTATACAGCGCATGGTCGCACGCTGGCATTGCGCGGCGCGCAGGGAGATCGCCGAGCGAAGCGAGGAAGCTCCCGGAGCAGAGGCCGCGCAGCCCTCGCGGAATGTTGGAAAGGGGAAAGCTCCAGCGGGGTGCTTCGGGGGGGATGCAAGGGGGGCCGAGAAGGGGGCGCAGCCCCATAACCGGCCCCGCCTTGCCCTCGCCGGAGGCGGCCCAAACGAAATAAACGAAAAGCCCCCGTGCCCGCAGGGCACAGAAAGCACCTCTCAAAGGACAAGCCCGGTTTTAATTACCTTGGAGCACCTACCGCGCGAGTCCCCGCCTTGCCGCCCGTCGCGCATGCCATGCCCACAACCACGCAGGCGGCCCAAACGAAATAAACGAAAAGCCCCCGTGCCCGCAGGGCACAAAAGCCACCTCTCAAAGGACAGACTCTGCTTTATTTTTTTCAGAGCGCCAACCCGCAGCCCCCATGCTAGCAAAGTATTATCCACGTACCTCAAAGACCAGTACCAAAGTTCAGGCCCTTCATCACAACGTGCCTTTTCTTAACAACCATCTGCCATTCCTTAAACTTCCTACAGCCAATGTGATGTCCTCGAACTACCATTCAGCGTGAAGGCGCACGCTGGCATTGCGCGGCGCGCAGGGAGATCGCCGAGCGCAGCGAGGAAGCTCCCGGAGCAGATGCCGCGCAGCCCTCGTGGAATGGTGGAAAGGGGAAAGCCCCAGCGGGGTGCTTCGGGGGGGATGCAAGGGGGGCCGAGAAGGGGGCGCAGCCCCATAACCGGCCCCGCCTTGCCCTCGCCGGAGGCGGCCCAAACTAAATAAAAGAAAAGCCCCCGTGCCCGCA
It includes:
- a CDS encoding ATP-dependent RecD-like DNA helicase → MKEMSLLQDPDAVEITGTIERVVFHNEENGYTVLRLMPGSVNSSGGDGGLTRPRESVSCVGHMVNPQAGVQMKLSGRWVNNTRFGRQVEFSNVEEMMPATSEGIRLYLASGLIKGVGDEMATRIVKAFGTDTIRVLDEEPERLLKVRGVGQKSLERIRTSWAEHRGIRDLLLFLQPHGITPAYAVRIYRAYGADALTIVRENPYRLAMDIHGIGFVTADAAARKLGFEHDHPLRIQAGTLYVLQKATDDGNVYLPESALMEAVCAQLGVDEGLVGEALSSLEEDERIVREDMEMPGAGPDSEAQVCLPETGVYLRRYFHCESKTAFYLQRLLNSPKSIRFENADATVDKVVAQLDIALAPEQLEAVRMAARSKVMVLTGGPGTGKTTIINAIINLFAEVRARILLAAPTGRAAKRMAETSGREARTIHRLLEYSPKEDGFARNEDSPLACGLLVVDEASMMDTLLFYHLLKAVPLGATLVLVGDVHQLPSVGPGNVLADVINSGVVPVVELTEIFRQSAESEIICNAHLINKGEVPSLESSKDRLSDFYFIHQNDPEKAAELIVDLVRNHIPRRFGFDSVDDIQVLTPMHKGAVGAGQMNARLQEALNPNGLEVRRGERAFRLHDKVMQIRNNYDKDVFNGDMGRISFMDLTDRTLSVTFDDRVVPYEFDELDELAPAYAISIHKSQGSEYPAVVIPIMMQHYMLLQRNLVYTGATRGKKLVILVGESRALHMAVKNNKTRKRYTRLAERLRPPC
- the aroC gene encoding chorismate synthase, with protein sequence MAGNTFGRALRLTTFGESHGAGLGGIIDGCPAGLELTEAHMQAELDRRKPGQGPTATKRKEADTVRLLSGVYEGLTTGTPIAFFIANEDQRSHDYGNLAEVFRPGHADWGYFQKYNGLRDHRGGGRSSGRETAARVAGGVVARKILALRGVKILGGCVELGGLAIPQWGMDMDGAAMRPYCAAAPSVVTQWDALVAEARKTGETLGGIVRIEARNVPAGLGEPVFDKLEAVLAHAIMSVGAVKGVEIGEGFAAAALRGSQNNDPLFPADEPGPGKARFASNHAGGILGGISSGQDIVLRAAVKPIASIAITQNTVDKEGNAATVLVGGRHDLAAIPRVVPVLEAMTALALADALLLQQRMGVGV
- a CDS encoding helix-hairpin-helix domain-containing protein, encoding MKKHPLQGLRSIGPASLKDFDLLGVTSLDDLAGRDPQELYDALCRLKGQKVDICCLDVMHCAVAQARNPHLPPEQRDWFWWSRNRKAIPDGASPALENR